Proteins encoded together in one Synechococcus sp. BL107 window:
- a CDS encoding sulfotransferase, translated as MPKSSALPGLLLIRGLGHSGSTILDLALGAHSSIVGLGEAVRVLEKPRLGESHKGPQQLRGALRFERRCTCGATAGTCPVWGPVLTWLPEHDDRPLLEKVDRLITPFTSGSARWLVESFQADEQLLDARALGRPVRVIHLVRDVRSWVHSEARRGVERHGRGMSVGWRSLVRWWRVNRRLEQRLRRSDCAVFQLGYEELALAPEAALRRLCDWLELPFERAMLQPGLHSGSHIVSGNRLRFEPGQSHAIRYDAAWLTSPALSLRVAPLLPSVAAMNRRLVYSHGLLGSTWPAA; from the coding sequence ATGCCTAAGTCGTCTGCTCTGCCAGGTTTGCTGCTGATCCGAGGCCTCGGCCACAGCGGAAGCACCATTTTGGATTTGGCCCTCGGTGCTCACTCCAGCATTGTTGGCCTGGGGGAAGCGGTTCGCGTGCTCGAGAAGCCGCGGTTGGGTGAATCCCATAAGGGCCCGCAGCAGCTACGGGGTGCCTTGCGCTTCGAACGCCGATGCACGTGTGGTGCGACTGCCGGAACGTGTCCTGTTTGGGGACCGGTGCTCACCTGGCTGCCAGAGCATGACGATCGTCCCCTCCTCGAAAAGGTCGATCGTCTGATCACACCATTCACGTCCGGCTCAGCCCGTTGGTTGGTTGAGTCCTTTCAAGCGGATGAACAGCTGCTGGATGCCAGAGCTCTCGGCCGACCGGTGCGGGTGATTCATCTGGTGCGGGATGTTCGTTCTTGGGTGCATTCGGAGGCCCGCCGTGGTGTTGAGCGGCATGGCCGCGGCATGTCCGTGGGCTGGCGGTCGTTGGTGCGCTGGTGGCGGGTAAACCGCCGGCTTGAGCAGCGGCTACGGCGGTCTGACTGTGCGGTATTTCAGCTGGGCTATGAGGAATTGGCCTTGGCACCAGAGGCAGCGTTGCGGCGCTTATGCGATTGGCTTGAGCTGCCATTTGAGCGGGCGATGCTTCAACCCGGACTGCATTCCGGCAGCCATATCGTTTCCGGGAATCGCTTGCGGTTTGAGCCTGGTCAGAGCCATGCCATTCGCTATGACGCCGCTTGGCTCACCTCCCCAGCCCTGTCCTTACGGGTGGCGCCGCTGCTCCCATCGGTGGCAGCGATGAATCGTCGTCTTGTTTACAGCCATGGTTTGCTCGGCTCAACCTGGCCAGCGGCTTAA
- a CDS encoding UvrD-helicase domain-containing protein, translating to MSFLAGLNDAQRRAVDHHQGPLLVVAGAGSGKTRALTHRIAHLIGEHGADPGQILAVTFTNKAAREMKERLELLLAQRLAQSQFGQPWSTLPPVEQRQLRSRIYREITKELWIGTFHALFARMLRFDIDKFRDPDGLTWTKQFSIYDEADAQSLVKEIVTQELQMDPKRFEPKKVRWAISNAKNQGWLPDQLEANAEGQRGKLTADVYRRYRKALAANNALDFDDLLLLPVQLLQQNEQVRRYWHRRFCHVLVDEYQDTNRTQYDLIKLLVTDGKEPQAYDDWSGRSVFVVGDADQSIYSFRAADFTILMGFQDDFGDQAPDDATRTMVKLEENYRSTATILAAANALISNNSERIDKVLRPTRGEGELITLTRCDDEIAEAEAVVHRLRMMEAANPDLSWGDMAVLYRTNAQSRAMEESLVRWGIPYIVVGGLRFYDRREIKDLLAYLRLLVNPADTVSLLRVINVPKRGIGKTTIQRLTDAANQLGIPLWDVVSDPEAVRSLGGRSAKGLLQFCELVNDLKTQVQAVAPSELLQQVMEKSGYVSELIAEGTDEAEERRRNLQELVNAALQYQEENDDGNLEGFLASAALSSDADNKDTAADRVTLMTLHSSKGLEFPVVCLVGLEQGLFPSYRSLDDPASLEEERRLCYVGITRAKERLFLSHASERRLWGGMREAAVPSVFLSELPEALVQGDLPQTGGAALRRERRLDRLTRVDRDQPSSAPANAVRRRQAGPAPGRSWTVGDKVTHSSFGVGEITHTFGSGEKISIAVKFVGMGPKILDPRLAPIEPVTNRDA from the coding sequence ATGAGCTTTTTGGCAGGCCTCAACGACGCCCAACGCCGGGCGGTGGACCACCACCAAGGGCCTCTGCTGGTGGTAGCTGGTGCTGGGAGCGGAAAGACGCGTGCTCTCACCCATCGCATCGCCCATCTAATTGGAGAGCACGGAGCCGATCCCGGCCAAATCTTGGCAGTCACCTTTACGAACAAGGCGGCTCGGGAGATGAAGGAACGGCTCGAGCTGCTGCTGGCCCAACGTTTGGCCCAGAGTCAGTTCGGTCAGCCTTGGAGCACGTTGCCGCCGGTGGAACAACGGCAGCTGCGATCTCGGATTTATCGGGAGATCACTAAGGAGCTGTGGATCGGAACATTCCATGCGTTGTTCGCCCGGATGCTTCGCTTCGACATCGACAAATTCCGGGATCCAGATGGACTCACCTGGACTAAGCAGTTTTCGATCTACGACGAAGCCGACGCCCAAAGCCTGGTGAAGGAGATCGTCACACAGGAGCTTCAGATGGATCCGAAGCGGTTTGAGCCCAAAAAGGTGCGCTGGGCGATCAGCAATGCCAAGAATCAGGGTTGGTTGCCGGATCAGCTCGAAGCCAATGCCGAAGGTCAGCGCGGCAAGCTCACGGCCGATGTGTATCGCCGCTACCGCAAAGCTTTGGCGGCGAATAATGCTCTCGACTTTGACGACCTCCTGCTACTCCCGGTTCAGTTGCTGCAACAGAACGAACAGGTACGTCGCTATTGGCATCGGCGTTTTTGTCACGTGCTGGTGGATGAATATCAAGACACCAACCGCACCCAGTACGACCTGATCAAGTTGCTGGTGACCGATGGCAAGGAGCCGCAGGCCTACGACGACTGGTCTGGCCGTTCCGTGTTTGTTGTGGGGGATGCCGATCAGAGCATCTACAGCTTCCGTGCTGCTGACTTCACGATCTTGATGGGCTTTCAGGACGACTTCGGTGATCAAGCGCCGGACGATGCCACCCGGACGATGGTGAAGCTGGAGGAGAATTACCGCTCCACCGCCACGATCTTGGCTGCTGCAAATGCGCTGATTTCGAACAACAGTGAACGGATCGACAAGGTGCTCCGCCCCACCCGTGGCGAGGGGGAGCTGATCACCCTGACGCGCTGTGACGACGAAATTGCTGAGGCGGAGGCGGTGGTTCATCGCCTCCGCATGATGGAAGCAGCAAACCCAGACCTGAGCTGGGGCGACATGGCGGTGCTCTACCGCACGAATGCCCAGTCGCGGGCGATGGAGGAATCGTTGGTGCGCTGGGGCATTCCTTACATCGTGGTGGGCGGGCTTCGCTTTTATGACCGCCGTGAGATCAAGGATTTGTTGGCGTACTTACGTCTCCTCGTCAATCCAGCCGACACCGTCAGCCTGCTTCGGGTGATCAATGTGCCCAAGCGTGGAATTGGTAAAACCACGATCCAGCGCCTCACCGATGCGGCCAATCAGCTCGGCATTCCCCTTTGGGATGTGGTGAGTGATCCCGAGGCGGTGCGCTCGCTTGGTGGACGTTCGGCCAAAGGATTGCTGCAATTTTGCGAGCTCGTGAATGATCTAAAAACCCAGGTGCAAGCGGTGGCGCCATCCGAGCTGCTTCAGCAGGTGATGGAAAAAAGTGGATATGTGAGTGAGTTGATCGCCGAGGGAACCGATGAAGCCGAAGAACGCCGCCGCAATCTTCAGGAATTGGTGAATGCGGCCTTGCAGTACCAGGAGGAAAACGACGACGGGAATTTGGAGGGGTTTTTGGCGTCGGCTGCGTTGTCGAGCGATGCCGATAACAAAGACACCGCAGCGGATCGTGTCACCTTGATGACCCTGCACAGCAGCAAAGGTCTGGAATTTCCGGTCGTGTGTCTGGTGGGTTTGGAGCAGGGTCTTTTCCCCAGCTACCGCTCCTTGGACGACCCTGCGTCTCTGGAGGAGGAACGGCGTCTTTGTTATGTCGGAATTACCCGCGCCAAGGAGCGTCTCTTCCTGTCCCACGCCAGCGAGCGTCGTCTTTGGGGTGGTATGCGCGAGGCGGCCGTGCCCTCCGTGTTCCTCTCGGAATTGCCCGAGGCTTTGGTGCAGGGTGACCTCCCGCAAACTGGCGGAGCAGCTCTCCGGCGCGAGCGCCGTTTGGATCGGCTCACCCGGGTCGATCGTGATCAACCCTCCTCGGCCCCAGCGAACGCTGTACGTCGTCGTCAGGCCGGGCCAGCCCCTGGCCGCAGTTGGACTGTGGGGGACAAGGTCACCCATTCAAGCTTTGGTGTGGGAGAGATCACCCACACCTTCGGTAGTGGGGAAAAAATCTCGATCGCGGTCAAATTTGTGGGGATGGGGCCGAAAATTTTGGATCCCCGCTTAGCGCCGATCGAACCGGTCACCAATCGCGATGCCTAA
- the kdsA gene encoding 3-deoxy-8-phosphooctulonate synthase, whose product MVARQVQLGNITFANDQPFVLLGGVNVLEDLDFALNCAGHYKTVCERLGIPLVFKASYDKANRSSIHSFRGPGLEKGLAILQAVKDTHGIPVITDVHTPEEAVAAAAVADIIQLPAFLARQTDLVTAMANTGSVINIKKPQFLSPEQMANIVEKFKECGNDQLLLCERGSNFGYDNLVVDMLGFGVMKKTCQDIPLIFDVTHALQCRDPGGAASGGRRSQVVDLARAGIAVGLAGLFLEAHPDPDKARCDGPSALPLDLLEPFLSQLKALDQLVKTQPQLNIR is encoded by the coding sequence ATCGTGGCCCGACAGGTACAGCTCGGAAACATCACGTTCGCGAACGACCAACCCTTTGTCCTTTTGGGAGGCGTGAATGTCCTGGAGGACTTGGACTTCGCCCTGAACTGCGCTGGCCACTACAAAACTGTCTGTGAACGCCTCGGTATTCCCTTGGTATTCAAAGCCTCTTACGACAAAGCCAATCGGTCGTCCATCCACTCCTTTCGTGGCCCAGGCCTTGAGAAGGGTCTGGCCATTCTTCAAGCCGTCAAAGACACCCATGGCATCCCGGTGATCACGGATGTGCATACCCCAGAAGAAGCCGTTGCTGCAGCGGCGGTTGCCGACATCATTCAATTGCCAGCATTTCTGGCCCGTCAAACGGATTTAGTCACCGCGATGGCCAACACCGGCTCGGTGATCAACATCAAAAAGCCGCAGTTCCTAAGCCCGGAACAGATGGCCAACATCGTTGAAAAATTCAAAGAGTGCGGAAACGACCAGTTGTTGCTGTGCGAACGCGGCAGCAATTTCGGTTACGACAACCTCGTGGTCGACATGCTCGGCTTTGGAGTGATGAAGAAAACCTGCCAGGACATCCCTCTAATTTTTGATGTAACCCACGCTCTGCAGTGCCGAGATCCCGGTGGTGCCGCGTCCGGTGGCCGTCGATCACAAGTGGTAGATCTCGCCCGAGCCGGCATCGCCGTCGGACTTGCCGGCCTATTCCTTGAAGCCCATCCCGACCCAGACAAAGCACGTTGCGACGGTCCCAGCGCCCTGCCACTGGATCTCCTGGAACCATTCCTCAGTCAACTCAAAGCTCTTGATCAGTTGGTGAAAACACAACCCCAGCTGAACATCAGGTGA
- a CDS encoding glycosyltransferase family 2 protein, whose product MTDSPSLETVSIVTVCMNRRAHLLVSADHVARWPHHQEHLILDWSSEHPLTRAELPADSRIRLVRVDGERQWHLCRAYNLALRLAQGDRLFKLDADCWPEAMPSPDQLAAAGPVAAFCTGPDGRAGQWLLERRLVDQVGGFNEVLLGYGFDDKDFRSRVEAQGVVVQRLPASALGVIAHSASLRVSRSGEVSSPTAMQRVSAQSLKRATAITNRLLAAGHPWSAQRLSSVYDTDPTNGALRVQRPTIPRPSLQVDDEAQRLRRRIYWGLFFSLPEELVVRMPVRLLPNDVRGRFLLKPIHRWSWYLIRPFWAWPLLVVQALQRPSQSARAEQAVWLALEMVDWPALLEALQRLRRRQRRDLIERLLFQRGLRPQDTTQQKDLFASLLNADVLDSDQRFYAGIALGWSLIRIADTQAALPLIDQLMLEARRLEADPSTRQCQGRNRDNRLKRLVSTWTVVMHLALLTGRDELIGDIAAAAHHLLERTDLNRIPADVLLRMSSNWARCLVWQWPTSPDRLKADLDHLYRAVRHERCGISLPDEDHRRFVADLQAHIAGPSGGQVLEHSLGLKTPELLQAIQRF is encoded by the coding sequence ATGACCGATTCCCCCAGCCTTGAGACGGTCAGCATCGTGACGGTATGCATGAACCGAAGAGCTCACCTTTTGGTATCAGCCGACCATGTTGCGCGGTGGCCCCATCACCAGGAGCATTTGATCCTCGATTGGAGTAGCGAGCACCCGCTAACCCGGGCTGAGTTGCCAGCGGATTCGCGGATTCGCTTGGTGCGGGTCGATGGCGAGCGTCAATGGCACCTCTGCCGTGCCTACAACTTGGCGTTGCGATTGGCCCAGGGTGATCGGCTGTTCAAGTTGGATGCCGATTGTTGGCCCGAGGCCATGCCCTCGCCTGATCAACTAGCTGCGGCTGGACCGGTGGCTGCCTTTTGTACTGGGCCCGATGGTCGCGCCGGCCAATGGTTACTTGAGCGTCGATTGGTTGATCAGGTGGGTGGATTTAACGAAGTGCTCTTGGGCTATGGCTTTGACGACAAGGACTTTCGCTCCCGTGTTGAGGCCCAGGGTGTGGTGGTGCAGCGGTTGCCAGCGAGTGCCCTTGGTGTGATTGCCCATTCAGCCAGCCTGCGGGTCAGTCGCTCTGGGGAGGTTTCATCCCCCACTGCAATGCAACGGGTGTCTGCACAATCGCTTAAACGGGCTACTGCGATCACCAATCGGCTCTTGGCCGCTGGTCATCCTTGGAGCGCCCAGCGTCTCAGCAGTGTGTACGACACCGATCCCACCAACGGTGCATTGAGAGTGCAACGTCCAACCATTCCCCGTCCATCGCTTCAAGTGGATGACGAAGCCCAGCGGTTGCGTCGTCGGATTTATTGGGGCTTGTTCTTCAGCCTGCCGGAGGAATTGGTGGTGCGCATGCCCGTGCGCCTTCTGCCCAATGATGTGCGCGGCCGCTTTCTGCTCAAGCCCATCCATCGATGGTCTTGGTATCTGATTCGTCCGTTTTGGGCCTGGCCGTTGCTAGTGGTCCAGGCGCTGCAGCGTCCCTCCCAGAGTGCTCGAGCCGAACAGGCGGTTTGGCTAGCGCTGGAGATGGTCGATTGGCCTGCCCTTTTAGAAGCACTCCAGCGACTGCGCCGCAGACAACGGCGAGATCTGATCGAACGCTTGTTGTTTCAGCGAGGACTGCGACCACAAGACACCACACAGCAAAAGGACTTATTTGCTTCTCTTTTGAATGCTGATGTGCTGGATTCGGATCAGCGCTTTTACGCCGGCATTGCGTTGGGATGGAGTTTGATTCGCATCGCTGATACCCAAGCAGCGCTTCCGCTGATTGATCAATTAATGCTTGAGGCAAGGCGGCTGGAGGCCGATCCTTCGACCCGGCAATGTCAGGGGCGGAACCGTGACAATCGGCTGAAGCGTTTGGTGTCCACGTGGACCGTGGTGATGCATCTCGCTCTGCTGACGGGTCGGGATGAGCTGATTGGAGACATTGCTGCTGCCGCCCATCACTTGCTAGAGCGCACGGATCTCAACCGCATTCCAGCTGATGTTTTGCTGCGGATGAGCAGTAATTGGGCTCGATGTCTGGTTTGGCAGTGGCCGACTTCACCAGACCGTCTGAAAGCTGATCTCGATCACCTGTACCGGGCTGTGCGGCATGAGCGTTGTGGGATCAGCCTTCCGGATGAAGATCACCGACGTTTCGTTGCTGACTTGCAGGCACACATCGCTGGGCCATCGGGAGGTCAAGTGTTGGAGCATTCCCTTGGCCTCAAGACCCCTGAATTGCTCCAGGCCATTCAGCGTTTTTAA
- a CDS encoding glycosyltransferase: MDPPTLLVFAPTRRAASETFIRANLRGLPFRVHAYFGDERPPMQPLRCLYGVGVLISKAFTRLGWLRLASWPAALVARLIVRCHQPDVVLAEFGFHAIRVMHVARWSGVPLVVHFRGSDASSESKFRRLEQRYRQLMQVASGFIVKSIPMRSTLQSLGAQTDRVLISPSGADAALFQGASPETAPPTFLAVGRFVPKKGPLLTLAAFERLQHQLPEFLASACRLVMVGDGPMLEEAKRLVHQQSLTTQVRFAGVLSPAEIAALMRQVRGFVQHSLVAPDGDSEGSPVAVMEAQLSGLPVVATRHAGIPEVVMDGSTGLLVEEGDVQAMANAMAQLVRDPQLAARLGAAGHERMSLNFTVEHHLAAVSALLHRVAQQGARSSLP, from the coding sequence ATGGATCCACCAACCCTGCTGGTGTTTGCTCCCACCCGTCGTGCGGCGTCGGAAACATTCATTCGGGCCAATTTGCGGGGTTTGCCCTTTCGGGTGCATGCCTATTTCGGAGATGAGCGGCCTCCCATGCAGCCCCTGCGTTGTCTCTATGGAGTTGGGGTGTTGATCAGCAAAGCCTTCACGAGGCTGGGTTGGTTGCGGCTTGCGTCGTGGCCGGCGGCTCTTGTGGCGAGGTTGATCGTGCGGTGCCATCAACCGGATGTGGTGTTGGCGGAGTTTGGTTTCCACGCCATTCGTGTGATGCATGTTGCCCGTTGGAGTGGCGTGCCGTTGGTGGTGCATTTCCGTGGATCGGATGCCTCGTCTGAATCGAAATTTCGTCGTTTGGAACAGCGTTATCGCCAACTGATGCAGGTGGCATCGGGGTTCATTGTGAAGAGCATCCCGATGCGCTCCACCCTGCAAAGCCTTGGTGCACAGACCGATCGGGTGTTGATTAGTCCTTCTGGCGCGGATGCCGCTTTATTTCAAGGCGCCTCGCCGGAAACGGCACCGCCGACGTTTTTGGCGGTCGGTCGGTTTGTCCCGAAGAAAGGTCCGTTGCTCACCCTCGCCGCATTTGAGCGTCTACAGCATCAGCTCCCTGAGTTCTTGGCATCCGCGTGTCGGTTGGTGATGGTGGGGGATGGTCCGATGCTGGAGGAGGCCAAACGGCTTGTGCATCAACAGTCTTTGACGACGCAAGTGCGTTTCGCTGGGGTGTTGTCTCCTGCTGAGATTGCAGCGTTGATGCGCCAAGTGCGTGGTTTTGTGCAGCACTCCCTGGTGGCACCCGACGGAGATAGTGAAGGAAGCCCTGTGGCGGTGATGGAAGCTCAGCTGAGCGGACTGCCTGTGGTGGCCACACGGCATGCGGGGATCCCAGAGGTGGTGATGGACGGCAGCACCGGCCTTTTGGTGGAGGAGGGTGACGTGCAGGCCATGGCCAATGCGATGGCTCAGTTGGTGCGTGATCCACAGCTGGCGGCCAGGCTTGGTGCGGCTGGACACGAGCGGATGAGCCTCAATTTCACCGTTGAGCATCACTTGGCTGCGGTGAGCGCCTTGCTCCATCGCGTTGCTCAGCAAGGAGCCCGGTCCTCGTTGCCATGA
- a CDS encoding glycosyltransferase, translated as MSGSAGSDLCLVLPHLGAGGAQKVAVLAAEHFQQVGYRVELITLLPDQEVLHVLPLGVNHIDLGASLHRAITQQSRWSRVLHRWLARLCVSVAGSSMVGRITPRIDADWIQRWMLWCCRGIVGPRADLLMAHWRDHPPRRVLSFLSKTNLVACLALWSKEAHLVVSERNDLRRDALPAEWRALRPLLFQRADVVTANAQGTLDSLRAITSLKHLMLLPNPLPRVAVGPSKVGQNYGFLTIARAVQQKGLDLLIEAFAVVLDGSESMDSWSLTLVGDGPERVGLEALAERCGVRHRVRFLGHCHDVHAELAAAAVFVLPSRKEGMPNALLEAMAAGLAVIVNDASPGPLEFVTHGQNGLVVPHDDAAALARAMLRLQTDPQLRIRLGLAAQDRLKSQDWPVLEPIWKAVLAME; from the coding sequence TTGAGTGGGTCTGCTGGCTCTGATTTGTGTTTAGTTCTTCCGCACTTGGGGGCCGGCGGAGCTCAGAAAGTCGCTGTGTTGGCGGCAGAGCATTTTCAGCAGGTTGGATATCGAGTGGAGCTGATTACCTTGCTGCCCGATCAGGAGGTCCTTCACGTCTTGCCTCTGGGGGTTAACCACATTGATTTAGGTGCTTCCTTGCATCGGGCCATCACGCAGCAATCCCGTTGGAGCCGCGTCCTGCATCGTTGGCTGGCACGCCTCTGTGTGTCCGTGGCTGGATCGTCCATGGTTGGGAGAATTACCCCCCGAATTGATGCGGACTGGATCCAGCGTTGGATGCTTTGGTGCTGTCGCGGCATTGTCGGTCCAAGGGCAGATCTACTGATGGCCCATTGGCGAGATCATCCGCCCCGTCGGGTGTTGTCGTTTTTAAGCAAAACCAATCTTGTGGCTTGTCTGGCCCTTTGGTCCAAAGAGGCTCATTTGGTGGTGTCGGAGCGCAATGATCTTCGCCGGGATGCTTTGCCGGCCGAATGGCGAGCATTGCGGCCGTTGCTTTTCCAAAGGGCTGATGTGGTGACGGCGAATGCCCAGGGCACCCTCGATAGCTTGCGCGCCATAACGTCCTTAAAGCACCTCATGCTGCTGCCCAATCCATTGCCCCGGGTTGCTGTGGGTCCGTCAAAGGTTGGGCAGAACTACGGCTTTTTGACCATCGCCCGCGCCGTCCAACAAAAGGGATTGGACCTTCTGATCGAGGCATTTGCCGTTGTGTTGGATGGGTCGGAGTCGATGGATAGTTGGTCGTTAACGCTTGTGGGGGATGGTCCGGAGCGGGTCGGTTTGGAGGCGTTGGCGGAGCGTTGTGGGGTACGGCATCGGGTTCGTTTTCTCGGTCATTGCCATGACGTGCATGCTGAGTTGGCTGCAGCGGCCGTGTTCGTGCTGCCATCCAGAAAGGAAGGCATGCCGAATGCCTTGCTGGAAGCCATGGCAGCTGGTTTGGCCGTAATCGTGAATGATGCGTCCCCTGGCCCATTGGAGTTCGTCACCCATGGCCAGAACGGCCTCGTGGTGCCCCATGACGATGCGGCTGCACTAGCAAGAGCCATGCTTCGTCTTCAAACCGATCCACAGTTGCGCATTCGCTTGGGTTTGGCGGCTCAGGACCGCTTGAAAAGCCAAGACTGGCCAGTCCTGGAGCCCATTTGGAAAGCGGTATTGGCGATGGAATGA
- a CDS encoding glycosyltransferase, with protein MIDKNPAKKRVALYVDSLKIGGAERITLTFARWCAESGWTPIVLTRQGLDSDFYPIPSGVQRAVEPQEPSWLMRFGRWGFPWRVVRLRRWLRSEAIDLAVGMTTKPSVKLLLAARPLNVPCVVSERNYPPLKRMTLPWGILRRFTYAWASLHLVQTRATGEWLDQRLAARPQLLMPNPVQWPLHRFTPEVDPNVWLADQGVPQNAPVLLGAGTKSHQKGFDVIVRALIPLARRFPHLQLVILGLDAEPYHGVNQQQALRRLLRQAPDVAERLHFPGRVGNMADWYARCSFFVLPSRYEGFPNVLLEAMANGCVCLASDCPHGPADLIQHGRNGMLLPRRARPDQWRDALADLLMDPNRCRGLADRALEVRNRYSEPQLRSRFVNALEQLLRGKRSAL; from the coding sequence ATGATTGATAAAAATCCTGCAAAAAAAAGAGTCGCTTTGTATGTGGATTCTTTGAAGATTGGTGGTGCTGAACGTATAACTCTCACCTTCGCTCGCTGGTGTGCTGAGTCGGGCTGGACTCCCATTGTTCTGACGCGTCAGGGCCTCGATTCTGATTTTTATCCGATCCCAAGCGGCGTTCAGCGGGCCGTCGAGCCCCAAGAGCCTTCTTGGTTGATGCGTTTTGGTCGCTGGGGCTTTCCTTGGCGGGTGGTGCGTTTGCGCCGTTGGTTGCGCTCTGAAGCGATTGATCTGGCAGTGGGAATGACCACCAAGCCATCGGTGAAGCTGCTGTTGGCAGCACGGCCGTTAAACGTGCCCTGCGTGGTGTCGGAGCGCAACTACCCGCCCCTGAAACGGATGACCTTGCCCTGGGGAATTTTGAGACGGTTTACCTACGCTTGGGCGTCTTTGCATCTCGTTCAGACCCGCGCCACCGGGGAATGGTTAGATCAACGGTTGGCGGCGCGTCCGCAGCTGTTGATGCCCAATCCTGTGCAGTGGCCACTGCACAGGTTCACGCCCGAAGTTGACCCCAATGTTTGGCTTGCCGATCAAGGTGTTCCCCAAAACGCACCCGTTCTTTTGGGGGCAGGAACTAAATCGCACCAAAAAGGGTTCGATGTCATCGTGCGGGCTTTGATCCCCCTAGCCCGTCGATTCCCTCATCTGCAGCTGGTGATTTTGGGGTTGGATGCTGAGCCGTATCACGGGGTGAACCAGCAGCAGGCTTTACGCCGCCTGTTGCGTCAAGCACCCGATGTGGCCGAGCGTCTTCATTTCCCGGGCCGGGTGGGAAACATGGCTGATTGGTACGCACGCTGCAGTTTTTTTGTGTTGCCATCTCGCTATGAAGGCTTCCCCAATGTGTTGTTGGAAGCGATGGCGAATGGATGTGTTTGCCTTGCTTCTGATTGTCCGCATGGGCCGGCGGATTTGATTCAGCACGGTCGCAACGGCATGCTGCTGCCACGCCGGGCTCGGCCAGATCAATGGCGCGATGCTTTGGCGGATTTGCTGATGGATCCGAACCGCTGCCGCGGGTTGGCCGATCGAGCCCTTGAGGTCCGCAACCGTTATTCAGAGCCGCAATTACGTAGCCGTTTTGTGAATGCCTTGGAACAACTGCTGCGGGGCAAGAGGTCGGCTCTTTGA